Proteins encoded in a region of the Zea mays cultivar B73 chromosome 4, Zm-B73-REFERENCE-NAM-5.0, whole genome shotgun sequence genome:
- the LOC100193310 gene encoding B3 domain-containing protein Os11g0156000, whose amino-acid sequence MATNHLSQGQHQHPQAWPWGVAMYTNLHYHHQQHHHYEKEHLFEKPLTPSDVGKLNRLVIPKQHAERYFPLSSSGAGDKGLILCFEDDDDDEAAAANKPWRFRYSYWTSSQSYVLTKGWSRYVKEKQLDAGDVVRFQRMRGFGMPDRLFISHSRRGETTATAATTVPPAAAAVRVVVAPAQSAGADHQQQQQPSPWSPMCYSTSGSYSYPTSSPANSQHAYHRHSADHDHSNNMQHAGESQSDRDNRSCSAASAPPPPSRRLRLFGVNLDCGPGPEPETPTAMYGYMHQSPYAYNNWGSPYQHDEEI is encoded by the exons ATGGCCACGAACCATCTCTCCCAAGGGCAGCACCAGCACCCGCAGGCCTGGCCCTGGGGCGTGGCCATGTACACCAACCTACACTACCACCACCAGCAGCACCACCACTACGAGAAGGAGCACCTGTTCGAGAAGCCGCTGACGCCGAGCGACGTGGGCAAGCTCAACAGGCTGGTGATCCCCAAGCAGCACGCCGAGAGGTACTTCCCTCTCAGCAGCAGCGGCGCCGGCGACAAAGGCCTCATCCTGTGcttcgaggacgacgacgacgacgaggctGCCGCCGCCAACAAGCCGTGGCGGTTCCGCTACTCGTACTGGACCAGCAGCCAGAGCTACGTGCTCACCAAGGGCTGGAGCCGCTACGTCAAGGAGAAGCAGCTTGACGCCGGCGACGTCGTGCGCTTCCAGAGGATGCGTGGTTTCGGCATGCCCGACCGCCTGTTCATCAGCCACAGCCGCCGCGGCgagactactgctactgctgcaacAACAGTGCCCCCCGCTGCTGCTGCCGTGCGCGTAGTAGTGGCACCTGCACAGAGCGCTGGCGCagaccaccagcagcagcagcagccgtcgCCTTGGAGCCCAATGTGCTACAGCACATCAGGCTCGTACTCGTACCCCACCAGCAGCCCAGCCAATTCCCAGCATGCCTACCACCGCCACTCAGCTGACCATGACCACAGCAACAACATGCAACATGCAG GAGAATCTCAGTCCGACAGAGACAACAGGAGCTGCAGTGCAGCTTCGgcaccgccgccaccgtcgcgGCGGCTCCGGCTGTTCGGCGTAAACCTCGACTGCGGCCCGGGGCCGGAGCCGGAGACACCAACGGCGATGTACGGCTACATGCACCAAAGCCCCTACGCTTACAACAACTG GGGCAGTCCATACCAGCATGACGAGGAGATTTAA